In Populus alba chromosome 1, ASM523922v2, whole genome shotgun sequence, a single window of DNA contains:
- the LOC118039182 gene encoding uncharacterized protein, translating into MKLSLNLQDDPQIQNLLLKAKLPISIFNQPFTSIFTATTTNSISDPTFALSTNFPSGPSLKLTYTPSTTTAAVSPLSLSLKSGLGLCGSPHNSPLVFSAHFSLSNSSPSVIVPTFSLQFKPNFGHFSLHKRTTPPSSSPNYDPSCGSYTNGPHLESGSPSKSQLGDGFASDGSSGWQELKLEPCNGKGKEGFANHNYIDDAYVDNNGIGFLPERQPVWKDGKKEGFSSGIGVKARTVLPLTKRVMMNMRWAVNFPGEFGIKMPYLIVNKIGIERVEVLKEVKKEKTNESNVGDLELLKGMCFWMRRNLEVLETENREMKQHLEDMRLGVSERKSFREANGLVKRVVPSSIGSLDEFDQWKSKKNDREGNGQRELKKPANKVTDLESELQKAIKAASS; encoded by the coding sequence ATGAAGCTTTCCCTCAATCTTCAAGATGACCCCCAAATCCAAAACCTTCTCTTGAAAGCCAAACTACCCATTTCAATATTCAATCAACCGTTCACTTCTATCTTCACTGCCACCACGACAAACTCCATTTCTGACCCTACTTTTGCTCTCTCTACAAACTTCCCTTCTGGTCCTTCTCTCAAGCTTACCTATACTCCATCCACAACAACGGCTGCCGtttctcctctttctctttctcttaaaTCAGGGTTAGGCCTTTGTGGCTCTCCACATAATTCCCCTCTTGTTTTCTCTGCTcacttttctctctcaaattcaaGCCCCAGTGTGATTGTCCCTACTTTCTCTCTTCAATTCAAGCCAAATTTCGGCCATTTCTCTCTCCACAAGAGAACCACGCCTCCATCTTCAAGCCCTAACTATGATCCTAGCTGTGGGTCCTACACAAATGGGCCCCATTTGGAATCCGGGTCACCTTCAAAATCTCAACTTGGAGATGGGTTTGCCTCAGATGGGTCATCAGGTTGGCAGGAGTTGAAATTGGAGCCGTGTAATGGTAAAGGGAAAGAGGGGTTTGCAAACCATAATTACATTGATGATGCTTATGTTGATAATAATGGAATTGGGTTTTTGCCAGAGAGGCAACCGGTCTGGAAAGATGGAAAGAAAGAAGGGTTTTCTAGTGGAATTGGTGTAAAGGCAAGAACAGTGTTGCCATTGACTAAAAgggtgatgatgaatatgaggTGGGCTGTGAATTTTCCTGGTGAGTTTGGAATAAAAATGCCTTACTTGATAGTGAATAAGATTGGGATTGAGAGGGTTGAGGTGTTAAAGgaagtgaagaaagaaaaaaccaatgaGAGTAACGTGGGCGATTTAGAGTTGTTGAAAGGAATGTGCTTTTGGATGAGAAGGAATTTGGAGGTGTTAGAGACGGAAAATAGGGAGATGAAGCAACATTTGGAGGACATGAGATTGGGAGTTTCGGAGAGGAAATCGTTCAGGGAGGCTAATGGTCTTGTTAAGAGAGTGGTGCCATCTTCAATTGGTAGTCTTGATGAGTTTGACCAGTGGAAGAGCAAGAAAAATGATAGAGAAGGAAATGGGCAAAGAGAATTGAAGAAGCCTGCAAATAAGGTGACTGACTTGGAAAGTGAGTTACAAAAGGCTATTAAAGCTGCTTCCTCTTAA
- the LOC118039292 gene encoding pyruvate kinase isozyme G, chloroplastic: MATINNMSTIMCRDHRSLSSSSKLSDVFMLESRLRKRCFFQNPNFTVRSMKVREQNQTANLVSSNGSLTASDKVNPPLELLTNSQTLVKEKTNPISRRKTKIVCTIGPSTSSREMIWKLAEAGMNVARLNMSHGDHASHKITIDLVKEYNAQSDDNVIAIMLDTKGPEVRSGDVPQPIILEEGKEFNFTIKRGVSSEDTVSVNYDDFINDVEVGDMILVDGGMMSLAVKSKTNDLVKCVVVDGGELKSRRHLNVRGKSATLPSITDKDWEDIKFGVDNQVDFYAVSFVKDAEVVHELKDYLKSCNADIHVIVKIESADSIPNLHSIISASDGAMVARGDLGAELPIEEVPLLQEDIIRRCHSMQKPVIVATNMLESMIDHPTPTRAEVSDIAIAVREGADAVMLSGETAHGKYPLKAVKVMHTVALRTESSLPVNTTAPTHTVYQSHMGEMFAFHATIMANTLNTPIIVFTRTGSMAIHLSHFRPSSTIFAFTNEERIKQRLALYQGVMPIYMQFSDNAEETFSRALKLLLNKDQLMEGQHVTLVQSGAQPIWRLKSTHHIQVCKVQS, translated from the exons ATGGCGACGATTAACAATATGTCGACCATAATGTGTAGGGATCATCGGAGTTTGTCTTCGTCGAGTAAATTGAGTGATGTGTTTATGTTGGAATCAAGGCTTAGAAAGAGATGCTTCTTTCAAAATCCCAACTTTACAGTTAGATCCATGAAAGTCAGGGAGCAGAACCAGACGGCTAACCTGGTCTCTTCTAACGGTTCTTTAACTGCCTCT GACAAGGTGAACCCTCCTTTAGAGCTTCTGACCAACAGCCAAACTTTGGTAAAGGAAAAGACAAATCCAATCTCtcgaaggaaaacaaaaatagtttgTACAATTGGTCCTTCCACAAGCTCACGTGAAATGATATGGAAACTGGCTGAAGCTGGAATGAACGTGGCCCGCTTAAATATGTCGCATGGAGACCACGCTTCCCACAAGATAACTATTGATCTTGTTAAAGAGTATAATGCACAATCTGATGACAACGTCATTGCCATAATGCTAGACACCAAG GGTCCTGAGGTTAGAAGTGGAGATGTGCCTCAACCAATTATTCTTGAGGAgggaaaagaatttaatttcacCATCAAAAGAGGAGTCAGCTCTGAAGACACTGTTAGTGTAAACTACGATGACTTCATAAATGATGTGGAGGTTGGGGACATGATACTGGTGGATG GTGGAATGATGTCATTGGCTGTGAAATCAAAGACAAATGATCTAGTTAAATGTGTGGTAGTTGATGGTGGAGAACTAAAATCAAGGCGCCATTTAAACGTGCGTGGAAAAAGTGCAACTCTGCCTTCAATTACAG ACAAAGACTGGGAAGATATCAAATTTGGGGTGGATAACCAAGTTGATTTTTATGCCGTCTCCTTCGTGAAGGATGCGGAAGTGGTTCATGAGCTAAAAGATTATCTCAAAA GCTGCAATGCTGACATTCATGTGATTGTAAAAATTGAAAGTGCTGACTCTATACCAAATCTTCATTCAATAATTTCCGCATCTGACGGG GCAATGGTTGCTCGTGGAGACCTTGGTGCTGAACTTCCAATAGAGGAAGTCCCTTTATTGCAG GAAGACATCATTAGAAGGTGTCACAGCATGCAGAAACCAGTTATTGTAGCGACAAACATGCTGGAAAGCATGATTGATCATCCTACACCAACAAGGGCAGAGGTTTCAGATATAGCAATTGCAGTACGTGAAGGTGCTGATGCAGTCATGCTTTCAGGGGAAACTGCCCATGGAAA gTATCCTCTTAAAGCTGTTAAAGTCATGCACACAGTGGCATTGAGAACAGAATCAAGTCTGCCAGTAAACACAACAGCACCTACCCACACCGTCTATCAG AGCCATATGGGTGAAATGTTTGCTTTCCACGCCACAATTATGGCTAACACTCTCAATACACCTATCATCGTCTTCACAAGAACAGGATCCATGGCTATACATTTAAGTCATTTTCGGCCTTCCTCAACAATATTTGCCTTCACAAATGA AGAAAGGATAAAGCAGAGGCTGGCACTTTATCAGGGTGTCATGCCAATATATATGCAGTTTTCAGACAACGCAGAGGAGACCTTCTCTCGAGCACTCAAGCTACTATTG AATAAAGATCAATTGATGGAAGGACAGCACGTTACCCTTGTTCAGAGTGGAGCACAACCTATCTGGCGTCTAAAATCTACTCATCACATTCAAGTTTGCAAGGTCCAGTCCTAA
- the LOC118039293 gene encoding tobamovirus multiplication protein 2B isoform X3 has protein sequence MSSVLGEAKQMERAIERSASSGGGTSAREGTAKSIVADQISQAVQSTSNLLHLMQQSSPSQAKLMKLPKNLLAKASTIKNTGQVLDQMPKVISSLDAHMDSGLQSVPHLRTAIQLLANMESCQLSTLSQAQFSQQESEPSSQPPEAG, from the exons ATGTCTTCTGTCCTTGGAGAAGCAAAGCAAATGGAGAGAGCAATTGAAAGATCAGCGTCATCGGGTGGAGGTACAAGCGCAAGAGAAGGCACAGCAAAGTCAATAGTGGCTGATCAAATCTCTCAAGCTGTACAATCGACCTCCAATCTCCTTCACCTTATGCAACAATCCTCTCCTTCCCAG GCTAAACTAATGAAGCTCCCAAAGAACCTTCTGGCAAAAGCCTCTACAATCAAGAACACTGGACAA GTTTTAGACCAAATGCCTAAGGTGATCTCATCCCTCGATGCACATATGGATAGTGGATTACAAAG TGTTCCTCATCTGAGAACTGCAATCCAGTTACTTGCAAACATGGAGAGCTGCCAGCTTAGTACTCTATCCCAAGCTCAGTTCTCTCAACAA GAATCTGAGCCGTCAAGTCAACCTCCAGAGGCAGGTTAA
- the LOC118039293 gene encoding tobamovirus multiplication protein 2B isoform X1 gives MSSVLGEAKQMERAIERSASSGGGTSAREGTAKSIVADQISQAVQSTSNLLHLMQQSSPSQAKLMKLPKNLLAKASTIKNTGQVLDQMPKVISSLDAHMDSGLQSVPHLRTAIQLLANMESCQLSTLSQAQFSQQVQTPAFLWLCVIPFAMNLSRQVNLQRQVNGLNFHRHSEA, from the exons ATGTCTTCTGTCCTTGGAGAAGCAAAGCAAATGGAGAGAGCAATTGAAAGATCAGCGTCATCGGGTGGAGGTACAAGCGCAAGAGAAGGCACAGCAAAGTCAATAGTGGCTGATCAAATCTCTCAAGCTGTACAATCGACCTCCAATCTCCTTCACCTTATGCAACAATCCTCTCCTTCCCAG GCTAAACTAATGAAGCTCCCAAAGAACCTTCTGGCAAAAGCCTCTACAATCAAGAACACTGGACAA GTTTTAGACCAAATGCCTAAGGTGATCTCATCCCTCGATGCACATATGGATAGTGGATTACAAAG TGTTCCTCATCTGAGAACTGCAATCCAGTTACTTGCAAACATGGAGAGCTGCCAGCTTAGTACTCTATCCCAAGCTCAGTTCTCTCAACAAGTACAAACCCCCGCATTTTTGTGGCTGTGTGTGATTCCTTTTGCAAT GAATCTGAGCCGTCAAGTCAACCTCCAGAGGCAGGTTAATGGACTAAATTTTCACCGTCATTCAGAAGCTTAA
- the LOC118039293 gene encoding tobamovirus multiplication protein 2B isoform X4, with the protein MSSVLGEAKQMERAIERSASSGGGTSAREGTAKSIVADQISQAVQSTSNLLHLMQQSSPSQAKLMKLPKNLLAKASTIKNTGQVLDQMPKVISSLDAHMDSGLQRNLSRQVNLQRQVNGLNFHRHSEA; encoded by the exons ATGTCTTCTGTCCTTGGAGAAGCAAAGCAAATGGAGAGAGCAATTGAAAGATCAGCGTCATCGGGTGGAGGTACAAGCGCAAGAGAAGGCACAGCAAAGTCAATAGTGGCTGATCAAATCTCTCAAGCTGTACAATCGACCTCCAATCTCCTTCACCTTATGCAACAATCCTCTCCTTCCCAG GCTAAACTAATGAAGCTCCCAAAGAACCTTCTGGCAAAAGCCTCTACAATCAAGAACACTGGACAA GTTTTAGACCAAATGCCTAAGGTGATCTCATCCCTCGATGCACATATGGATAGTGGATTACAAAG GAATCTGAGCCGTCAAGTCAACCTCCAGAGGCAGGTTAATGGACTAAATTTTCACCGTCATTCAGAAGCTTAA
- the LOC118039293 gene encoding tobamovirus multiplication protein 2B isoform X2, with protein sequence MSSVLGEAKQMERAIERSASSGGGTSAREGTAKSIVADQISQAVQSTSNLLHLMQQSSPSQAKLMKLPKNLLAKASTIKNTGQVLDQMPKVISSLDAHMDSGLQSVPHLRTAIQLLANMESCQLSTLSQAQFSQQVQTPAFLWLNLSRQVNLQRQVNGLNFHRHSEA encoded by the exons ATGTCTTCTGTCCTTGGAGAAGCAAAGCAAATGGAGAGAGCAATTGAAAGATCAGCGTCATCGGGTGGAGGTACAAGCGCAAGAGAAGGCACAGCAAAGTCAATAGTGGCTGATCAAATCTCTCAAGCTGTACAATCGACCTCCAATCTCCTTCACCTTATGCAACAATCCTCTCCTTCCCAG GCTAAACTAATGAAGCTCCCAAAGAACCTTCTGGCAAAAGCCTCTACAATCAAGAACACTGGACAA GTTTTAGACCAAATGCCTAAGGTGATCTCATCCCTCGATGCACATATGGATAGTGGATTACAAAG TGTTCCTCATCTGAGAACTGCAATCCAGTTACTTGCAAACATGGAGAGCTGCCAGCTTAGTACTCTATCCCAAGCTCAGTTCTCTCAACAAGTACAAACCCCCGCATTTTTGTGGCT GAATCTGAGCCGTCAAGTCAACCTCCAGAGGCAGGTTAATGGACTAAATTTTCACCGTCATTCAGAAGCTTAA
- the LOC118039291 gene encoding protein NRT1/ PTR FAMILY 7.3, which translates to MACLEVCREGKFKEGREECTLDGTVDWHGRPAIKDKSGQWVAGIIILLNQGLATLAFFGVGVNLVLFLTRVLQQSNADAANNVSKWTGTVYIFSLVGAFLSDSYWGRYKTCAIFQVIFVIGLVILSFSSYLFLIRPKGCGDELTPCGSHSSMEVSLFYLSIYLVALGNGGYQPIIATFGADQFDEEDPREGHSKVAFFSYFYLALNLGSLFSNTILGYFEDNGVWALGFWVSAGSAFAALVLFLGGTARYRHFKPSGNPLSRFCQVIIAAMKKWKLEMPRDGEEELYNVHAKDCSMNGNRKILHTDGFKFLDRAAFISSRDIDDQKRGCRNPWRLCPITQVEEVKCILRLLPIWLCTIIYSVVFTQMASLFVEQGAAMKTTVSNFKIPPASMSSFDILSVAFFIFLYRRVLDPLVSRVKRTGSKGLTELQRMGVGLVIAIVAMIAAGLVECYRLRYARKDCTHCEGSSSLSIFWQVPQYALIGASEVFMYVGQLEFFNAQTPDGLKSFGSALCMTSISLGNYVSSLLVTMVMKISTEDHMPGWIPGNLNKGHLDRFYFLLATLTTIDLVVYMACARWYKSIQLEGKCELSDQEENFRV; encoded by the exons ATGGCTTGTTTGGAGGTTTGTAGGGAG GGTAAGTTCAAAGAGGGACGAGAAGAATGCACTCTTGATGGAACAGTTGATTGGCATGGTCGTCCTGCTATCAAAGACAAATCTGGGCAATGGGTTGCTGGAATTATTATACTTT TGAACCAAGGTCTAGCAACACTAGCATTCTTTGGTGTTGGTGTGAACTTAGTTCTGTTCCTGACAAGGGTTTTGCAACAAAGCAATGCTGATGCTGCTAATAACGTTAGCAAATGGACCGGGACCGTCTACATCTTCTCTCTTGTTGGTGCTTTCCTCAGCGATTCCTACTGGGGAAGATACAAAACCTGTGCAATTTTTCAGGTCATCTTTGTCATA GGCCTAGTAATCCTATCATTCTCGTCATACCTTTTCTTAATCAGACCAAAAGGATGTGGGGATGAGCTGACTCCATGTGGATCCCATTCAAGCATGGAAGTTTCATTGTTTTACCTCTCCATTTACCTCGTTGCTCTAGGAAATGGAGGGTATCAACCTATCATTGCTACATTTGGGGCTGATCAGTTTGATGAAGAGGACCCCAGGGAAGGACATTCCAAGGTTGCGTTTTTTAGCTACTTCTACCTGGCCTTGAACCTCGGTTCCCTCTTTTCCAACACGATATTGGGATATTTTGAGGATAACGGGGTGTGGGCACTAGGATTTTGGGTGTCTGCGGGTTCTGCCTTTGCAGCATTGGTCTTGTTTCTAGGAGGAACAGCTAGATACCGGCACTTCAAACCAAGTGGTAACCCTCTCTCCAGGTTCTGCCAAGTCATCATCGCTGCAATGAAGAAATGGAAGCTCGAGATGCCACGAGATGGAGAGGAGGAGCTGTATAATGTCCATGCAAAAGATTGCTCGATGAATGGCAACAGAAAGATTCTCCACACTGATGGATTCAA GTTCTTGGATAGAGCAGCTTTCATCTCTTCAAGAGATATTGATGATCAAAAGAGGGGATGTCGCAATCCATGGCGTCTGTGCCCAATTACACAAGTAGAAGAAGTTAAATGCATACTGAGACTACTCCCAATTTGGCTGTGTACCATAATCTATTCAGTGGTTTTCACACAGATGGCCTCTCTGTTTGTTGAGCAGGGTGCTGCAATGAAAACTACAGTATCAAACTTCAAAATCCCTCCTGCCAGCATGTCTAGCTTCGATATTCTGAGTGTTGCGTTTTTCATTTTCCTATATCGGCGAGTTCTTGATCCACTTGTAAGCAGGGTTAAAAGGACGGGTTCAAAAGGACTAACTGAACTTCAAAGAATGGGTGTTGGCCTTGTGATAGCAATAGTAGCAATGATTGCGGCTGGGCTTGTGGAGTGTTATAGACTCAGGTATGCAAGAAAAGACTGCACACACTGTGAAGGCTCAAGCTCTTTGAGCATCTTCTGGCAAGTTCCTCAGTATGCACTTATTGGAGCTTCTGAAGTTTTCATGTATGTTGGTCAACTGGAGTTCTTTAATGCACAAACTCCTGATGGATTAAAGAGCTTCGGAAGCGCACTTTGTATGACATCTATCTCGCTAGGGAATTACGTGAGTAGCTTGCTTGTGACTATGGTTATGAAGATCTCGACTGAGGATCACATGCCCGGATGGATCCCCGGAAATCTGAACAAAGGTCACCTGGATAGGTTTTACTTCCTCTTAGCAACCTTGACAACTATAGACCTAGTTGTGTATATGGCATGTGCTAGGTGGTACAAGTCTATCCAACTGGAAGGAAAATGCGAGCTGAGTGATCAGGAAGAGAACTTCAGAGTCTGA
- the LOC118039181 gene encoding putative F-box/LRR-repeat protein At3g18150 yields MSMEKQREKTRKKLTSEGVDRLRDLPDDLLYYILSFLDTKYAVLTSALSKRWRFFWTSVPDLNFDRESFDKLTSFKNFVLTVLQRRQRDSKIRRFRLTSRNNVDRSFMNQVIDYALSHNTDHLFLLDPGCQCLSHPLVTSKRFYLSESFGVTALTTLHLEHCYFSDGSERTGCFDISAICPNLINLCLIHCAFGMFEVLKISGPQLVNLTLEYVCGNKLEISAPKLTFFKFIPYYSHLSVTHLPSLEHANVDIYRPYAYPRKIEVCYPNFFKLMQGIHNAQFITLNPEIIEILLNDPDVFEHQPSPFSRLKSLKLKVDHEDEPLMMPAKVMAYFFSGSPAAQLCVRCS; encoded by the exons ATGTCAATggaaaaacaaagggaaaagaCGAGAAAGAAATTGACGTCTGAAGGGGTAGACAGATTAAGGGATTTGCCTGATGACCTTCTCTACTACATCCTTTCCTTCCTCGACACCAAATACGCAGTCCTAACCTCTGCGCTTTCCAAGAGATGGAGATTCTTCTGGACTTCTGTCCCAGACCTCAACTTTGACAGAGAATCCTTCGATAAGCTCACCTCTTTCAAGAATTTCGTGCTTACTGTCTTGCAACGCCGCCAACGTGATTCAAAGATACGCAGGTTTCGCTTAACCTCAAGAAACAACGTTGATAGATCTTTCATGAATCAAGTTATCGATTATGCCTTATCCCACAAtactgatcatctctttttattAGACCCTGGGTGTCAATGCTTATCCCATCCACTTGTCACTAGCAAAAGATTCTATTTATCTGAATCATTTGGTGTCACAGCACTCACCACTTTGCATCTGGAACACTGCTACTTCTCTGATGGTAGTGAGAGGACTGGATGCTTTGATATTTCGGCAATTTGTCCTAATTTGATCAACTTGTGTCTCATCCACTGTGCTTTTGGAATGTTTGAGGTTTTGAAAATATCGGGACCCCAGCTAGTTAACCTGACTCTGGAATATGTGTGTGGTAATAAGCTGGAAATCTCGGCTCCGAAGCTTacatttttcaagtttataccCTACTATTCACATTTGTCCGTAACTCATCTACCTTCCCTAGAACACGCGAACGTGGATATTTATAGGCCATATGCATACCCAAGGAAGATAGAGGTTTGCTATCCCAATTTTTTCAAACTGATGCAAGGGATTCATAATGCACAATTTATCACACTAAACCCCGAAATCATTGAG ATCTTGCTCAACGATCCGGATGTGTTTGAGCATCAACCTTCTCCCTTTAGTAGATTGAAGTCTTTGAAGTTGAAAGTGGATCATGAAGATGAACCCTTGATGATGCCTGCAAAAGTGATGGCTTACTTTTTCAGTGGCTCTCCTGCTGCACAACTCTGTGTACGGTGTTCCTAA